Proteins encoded within one genomic window of Triticum aestivum cultivar Chinese Spring chromosome 2D, IWGSC CS RefSeq v2.1, whole genome shotgun sequence:
- the LOC123054449 gene encoding uncharacterized protein isoform X1, producing the protein MDLEDVVLSWSAPEIADDDLYRDKIETIPCNFKSLDHYLTSYRVPLIEETRSDLWSCLELISEAPSSKILSMEVEGKPGSYFMDVDFWDNDAGFSTGAYSARNGDIFILSSIKPEAADDLNCYGVTYCLAMITGISMDDEYQKGFRVKVAKNIGSEEEDLNKLKHAIFLNNIMTSIRIWKALTFDTHMNGNFTVIKSLLSPTNLGEDVCRICVKQDGGCLASFTEQLMPVKLNQSQVDAIESVISAVQCGHVNLMKLIWGPPGTGKTKTVSALLWVLACLKCRTLTCAPTNVAVVGVCTRFLQTLKDLNEHIDSIRLPSSLGDILLFGSRSNMDIPEDLKEVFLDFRVVELVECFSSLFGWNYRIASMISFFEDCASRYDMHLEDDGKIDPMCFLDFIKKQFDAAAIALKRCIMNLWVHLPGRCFSRDSVINISSLLNMLEKLGTLLCNVDLTDEGLKRGFGCLSTENYVCAQPISSIEKEFDGARSSCLKLLKDLLHSLNLPTGVDKNWVQSYCIRNATLLFCTTSSSYRLHHMNIAPLDVLIVDEAAQVRECELVIPLRLHWLKHVVLVGDDCQLSAMAKSKVCKEAGFETSLFGRLVMLKFDKHLLNIQYRMNPCISLFPNTQFYERKILDGSNVLSPSYNKHYTCLPFGSYTFINVTDGREDKEGTGNSRRNMVEVAVVLHLIQTIFISWKRMDQGLSIGVVSPYKAQVDAIKSRLGKKYDTCDGFHVRVKSTDGFQGEEDDIIILSTVRSNERGVVGFLADNRRTNVALTRARHCLWIVGNAHTLSKSGTEWTDLVADAERRKCVFCATNDAAICKLVVQVKQELDELDDLLNADSAVFSKTRWKVVLSDEFRKSFTKLKSTQLRKEVLQKLIRLGDGWRTTVKNIDIPGASHIAKIYKVRNLYLVWSTDVEKTEGRYFQIIRIWDLVSQQNVARTVQHLENLFSMYTDDYLDHCRRVQTQGKLEVPMVWHIEHDIIRFNKDCNVDAHEEHNLVDTSYAMENSKVSESFLLMKFYSLSSGVAKHLLTATDGSEIDIPFELTDEEQIIVQFPLTSFILGRSGTGKTTVLTMKLIQKEQQSLIASQGLNFDAADLSGVDDNNIMPLKNGGDSFVKQVFITVSPKLCSAIKDHICGLKRFGTGDVSDQSSILHMHDIMDDLEEFTEIPDSFRDLPHEHYPLTITYRKFLMMLDGTCRTSFFDAFYGEMKTSFERGHSRSRAVQTFIELKEVTYEKFATFYWPRFNADLTKKFAASTVFTEIISHIKGAYQASRPYIGKLGRQDYVMLSDKRFSCLNNEKRDRIYDIFLEYESMKCTAKEFDLSDFVNSLHSSLVSEGYHGDMVDFVYIDEVQDLTMTQIALLKYVCMNIKEGFLFAGDTAQTIARGIDFRFEDIRSLFYTTFLSETEASNQGLKHGKKPHLSDMFQLSQNFRTHSGILRMAQSIMSLLYFFFPSSVDKLNPETGLVYGEAPVLLESDNDENAIMTIFGESKTKHGNLRGFGAEQVILVRDDAAKKQIIDLVGKQALVLTIVECKGLEFQDVLLYNFFGSSPLRNKWRVLYGYMKDKDIMSHSEEISHPGFDRSKHYLLCSELKQLYVAITRTRQRLWICENTEDYCRPMFDYWKKLCLVEVRLLDSSLIQAMQTGSSSDDWRLRGTKLFNEGQFEMATMCFEKAGDAHREKLARAAGLVATANRVISTNLELGKASLQTASEIYESIGMHEKAATCYIKLGDYKKAGMVYMQKCGTSKLEDAGDCFAMAECWLEAAEVFLKAKCYTKFFSMCSKGKNLFNLGLQFLQQLEEEHSLENSKSLEVSAIRTKYLDNCAQHYFERGDIKHMMPFVKAFSSMDDVRAFLNSRNLVDELLSLEMEMGNFLEAAGIVKHNGDVLLEVDMLEKAGLFEDATRLLLLHIIVDSLWSSNSRGWPPKRYAEKEQLLSRAKEMAEKVSECFYRFVCVEADALSDVNKSLPSLNCTLLEGRKCANLLVELVASRSILDVHLQSRASGYNIELGAGPEDENSCTDMLASNQMSPQTLFYVWNHWKSIIIKVLSHLCHTDGPELNDYAIMYEDLCAKYFGLRKDGEVDRYVVLNVNASWLSTTGRNSLQQDGNRCFLGAPQCYSCAQCFWMNELSSVGFSVLKKLESIVQISPNPSSSYTLVRTILIINEIAKFLEEPQFSMTKSSMKLRSFFVLCERRFFELVFLLWRDGTTRSLLRILDSPAAYGLIADSLGANLRPENKKLTHGHLGRTTMLLLHAAQLDEELLSRLLQYLDNNSEWAEFFQYFKRFLDSGGDRSSLILNFKRSLDFTFNVKWKDELDYISPICYVGLMECLGFMASSCLIQNDFICCTKSLLVNMLECRTSKVYIDTCLVSNSSPDSDLHRLACSSGHFMYHTIMTILTTKHMLQEWVHKTSSPSSTSYKQVLLRLVVTLYPLILTLSLGDCYEVTSNLLRNEVFKDLPLEFSQKIVRALQMKSRTPNNFTSELADALAAIGDNMVVIGSPKGPVVCQNLNAYMISKEDLHDVSKIMALLCPEEPSSVKQETPLPEETDGDKSGNVISGNIPKAVLDNEMERRSEIDSIEVLFEKLASLRANREGLRDPRAVIEFLISALPWLESGFISGIDKRLLEDIRRICSEFENGSDRAKRNACLAVEKLLQSEDKLPLIFRLLTAARLCMFTNQMREKAMNDRRNNAAADAVLPHAEADGWSDDDEPDTGEAASTSKKAVQKQKGMKKSKKSKGRGKK; encoded by the exons ATGGATTTGGAGGACGTGGTGCTCTCCTGGTCGGCCCCGGAGATCGCCGACGACGACCTCTACAGGGACAAG atTGAGACTATTCCCTGCAACTTCAAGTCACTTGATCACTATCTCACGTCTTATCGTGTGCCTCTGATTGAAGAAACAAGGTCAGATCTGTGGTCATGCCTTGAACTCATCAGTGAAGCACCCTCGTCGAAAATACTGTCCATGGAGGTAGAAGGAAAACCAGGATCATATTTTATGGATGTGGACTTTTGGGACAATGATGCTGGTTTTTCCACCGGGGCTTATTCTGCGAGGAATGGTGACATATTTATTTTGTCTAGCATAAAACCTGAAGCTGCAGATGACTTAAACTGCTATGGTGTGACATATTGCTTGGCAATGATCACTGGGATTTCTATGGATGATGAATACCAGAAGGGCTTCAGAGTTAAAGTTGCAAAGAATATTGGTTCGGAAGAAGAAGACTTGAACAAACTCAAACATGCAATATTTCTCAATAATATCATGACAAGCATACGGATTTGGAAAGCACTTACCTTTGATACGCACATGAATGGCAATTTCACAGTAATCAAGTCGCTCTTATCCCCCACAAATCTG GGTGAGGATGTTTGCCGTATCTGTGTTAAACAGGATGGGGGCTGTTTAGCTTCTTTCACAGAGCAACTAATGCCAGTTAAGCTTAATCAATCACAAGTGGATGCTATTGAATCTGTCATCTCAGCTGTACAATGTGGGCATGTGAACCTCATGAAGCTTATATGGGGTCCACCAGGTACTGGCAAGACCAAGACGGTTAGCGCTTTACTGTGGGTTTTGGCATGTTTGAAATGCAGAACTCTTACTTGTGCTCCCACAAATGTTGCTGTTGTTGGAGTTTGCACTCGTTTCCTTCAAACCTTGAAGGATTTGAATGAGCACATTGACAGCATTCGTCTACCTTCTTCTCTTGGAGATATCTTGCTATTTGGGAGCAGGTCTAACATGGACATCCCTGAGGATCTTAAGGAAGTTTTCTTGGACTTTCGTGTCGTTGAACTTGTGGAATGCTTTTCATCGTTGTTCGGATGGAACTACAGAATAGCTTCAATGATATCCTTTTTCGAAGACTGTGCTTCACGCTATGATATGCATCTTGAGGATGATGGCAAAATTGATCCAATGTGCTTTCTGGACTTCATAAAGAAACAATTTGATGCGGCAGCAATAGCTCTGAAAAGATGCATAATGAATTTGTGGGTTCACCttcctggaaggtgcttttctCGTGATAGTGTCATAAATATATCTTCGTTGCTTAATATGCTGGAAAAACTTGGCACCCTTCTGTGCAATGTAGACTTGACTGACGAGGGTTTGAAAAGGGGCTTTGGTTGTCTGTCCACTGAAAACTATGTTTGTGCACAGCCTATATCTTCTATTGAGAAGGAATTTGATGGAGCAAGGTCGTCATGCCTTAAATTGCTTAAAGATCTGCTACACTCGCTTAATTTACCAACTGGAGTAGACAAAAACTGGGTCCAGAGCTACTGCATACGTAATGCAACACTTCTTTTCTGTACAACCTCTAGCTCTTATCGGTTACATCACATGAATATTGCACCCCTCGATGTATTAATTGTTGATGAGGCTGCTCAAGTGCGGGAGTGTGAATTGGTGATCCCATTACGTCTGCATTGGTTAAAACATGTTGTTTTGGTAGGAGATGACTGTCAGCTGAGTGCAATGGCTAAAAGCAAA GTATGCAAAGAAGCTGGATTTGAGACAAGTCTATTTGGGAGATTGGTTatgctcaaatttgataaacaTTTGCTGAATATACAGTATCGCATGAATCCTTGTATCAGCTTATTTCCAAATACTCAGTTTTATGAGAGGAAGATTTTAGATGGTTCCAATGTCCTGTCTCCAAGTTATAACAAGCATTACACATGCCTCCCTTTTGGCAGCTACACGTTTATAAATGTCACTGATGGAAGGGAAGACAAAGAGGGCACAGGAAACAGTCGCAGAAACATGGTTGAAGTTGCTGTTGTTTTGCACCTAATCCAAACCATCTTTATAT CTTGGAAAAGGATGGACCAAGGGCTCAGCATCGGCGTGGTCTCTCCATATAAAGCTCAAGTTGATGCAATTAAAAGCCGACTTGGCAAAAAATATGATACATGTGATGGCTTTCATGTGCGGGTGAAATCCACTGATGGTTTCCAAGGAGAAGAGGATGATATAATAATACTATCAACAGTTAGATCCAATGAGAGAGGAGTTGTCGGGTTTCTTGCTGATAACCGAAGAACAAATGTTGCTCTCACTAGAGCACG GCACTGTCTTTGGATTGTTGGCAATGCTCATACCCTGTCTAAAAGTGGGACCGAATGGACAGACCTTGTTGCTGATGCAGAAAGACGTAAATGTGTTTTCTGTGCCACTAACGATGCAGCCATCTGTAAGTTAGTTGTCCAAGTAAAGCAAGagcttgatgaacttgatgatcTTCTTAATGCTGATTCAGCGGTTTTTAGCAAAACCAGATGGAAG GTCGTTCTTAGTGACGAGTTTAGAAAGTCTTTCACCAAACTAAAATCAACCCAGCTCAGGAAGGAAGTACTCCAAAAGCTTATCAGACTCGGAGATGGTTGGAGGACAACAGTTAAGAACATTGATATACCTGGTGCTTCtcatattgcaaaaatatacaaggtCAGGAACCTGTATCTTGTTTGGAGTACTGACGTGGAGAAAACCGAAGGAAGGTATTTTCAGATAATAAGAATTTGGGACCTAGTGTCACAGCAAAATGTTGCCAGAACTGTTCAACATCTCGAAAATCTATTTTCCATGTACACGGATGATTACCTGGATCATTGCAGGAGGGTGCAGACACAGGG GAAGCTGGAGGTTCCTATGGTTTGGCATATTGAGCATGATATTATCCGCTTTAATAAGGATTGCAATGTCGATGCTCATGAAGAGCATAATCTCGTGGATACATCATATGCCATGGAGAACTCAAAAGTTAGTGAAAGCTTCTTGCTGATGAAATTCTACTCCTTATCATCTGGTGTGGCAAAGCATTTGCTGACAGCTACTGATGGGTCTGAAATCGACATCCCCTTTGAACTGACTGATGAAGAGCAGATTATAGTCCAATTCCCGCTCACTAGTTTTATTCTTGGGAGGTCAGGCACCGGAAAGACAACTGTATTGACTATGAAGCTGATTCAAAAAGAGCAACAGTCACTGATTGCATCCCAAGGTCTAAATTTCGATGCAGCTGATTTATCTGGGGTAGATGACAATAATATTATGCCACTTAAGAATGGAGGAGACAGTTTCGTGAAACAAGTATTTATCACTGTAAGCCCCAAGTTATGTTCAGCTATAAAAGATCACATCTGCGGACTTAAAAG ATTTGGCACCGGTGATGTCTCAGATCAGTCTAGCATTCTTCACATGCATGACATCATGGATGACCTGGAAGAGTTTACAGAAATTCCTGACAGTTTTCGTGATCTACCTCATGAGCACTATCCTCTTACTATAACATATCGTAAGTTTTTGATGATGCTTGATGGAACATGCCGGACATCATTTTTTGATGCGTTTTATGGTGAAATGAAGACAAGCTTTGAGAGAGGCCACTCAAGATCTCGTGCGGTGCAAACTTTTATTGAATTGAAGGAAGTTACCTATGAAAAATTTGCTACTTTCTACTGGCCTCGTTTTAATGCAGATCTAACAAAGAAATTTGCTGCTTCCACTGTCTTCACTGAAATAATTTCTCATATAAAGGGTGCATATCAAGCAAGTAGGCCTTATATTGGCAAACTGGGAAGACAGGATTATGTGATGCTTTCAGATAAAAGATTTTCATGTTTGAACAATGAGAAGAGAGATAGAATTTATGATATATTCCTTGAATATGAGAGCATGAAATGCACTGCCAAGGAGTTCGATTTGTCAGATTTCGTCAATAGTCTTCACAGCAGTCTTGTATCTGAGGGCTACCATGGCGATATGGTGGATTTTGTTTACATAGATGAGGTACAGGATCTCACCATGACACAGATTGCACTTCTGAAGTATGTCTGTATGAACATCAAGGAAGGATTCCTTTTTGCCGGTGATACTGCACAGACTATAGCAAGGGGTATCGATTTCAGGTTTGAAGATATCCGTTCGCTTTTTTATACTACATTCCTCTCAGAAACTGAAGCGTCTAATCAAGGACTTAAACATGGGAAAAAACCCCATCTCTCTGATATGTTCCAACTGTCTCAAAATTTCCGCACACATTCTGGCATCCTCCGTATGGCACAAAGTATCATGAGCCTTCTGTACTTCTTTTTCCCGTCAAGTGTTGACAAGCTCAATCCAGAGACTGGACTTGTATATGGAGAAGCTCCTGTGCTGCTGGAGTCTGATAATGATGAAAATGCAATTATGACTATTTTTGGAGAAAGCAAAACTAAACATGGTAACCTGCGTGGGTTTGGTGCTGAGCAAGTCATATTAGTTCGTGATGATGCTGCGAAAAAACAAATTATTGATCTTGTTGGTAAACAAGCTCTTGTTTTGACTATTGTTGAATGCAAGGGCCTTGAGTTTCAG GATGTGCTGTTGTACAACTTTTTTGGTTCGTCACCTTTAAGAAACAAATGGAGAGTTCTCTATGGCTACATGAAAGATAAAGATATTATGTCACACTCTGAGGAGATCTCTCATCCGGGTTTCGACAGAAGCAAGCATTATCTTCTCTGTTCAGAGCTGAAGCAACTATATGTTGCAATCACACGCACTAGGCAAAGACTCTGGATATGTGAAAATACAGAGGATTACTGTCGACCAATGTTTGACTACTGGAAGAAGTTGTGTCTAGTAGAAGTTAGATTACTAGATTCTTCCCTCATTCAGGCAATGCAGACGGGGAGCAGCAGTGATGATTGGAGGCTACGGGGCACCAAG TTATTCAATGAGGGGCAATTCGAGATGGCTACTATGTGCTTCGAAAAGGCCGGTGATGCACACAGAGAGAAGTTGGCAAGAGCTGCTGGACTTGTAGCGACTGCTAACCGTGTCATCTCAACAAATTTGGAGTTGGGCAAGGCTTCGTTGCAAACAGCATCAGAGATTTACGAGTCCATAGGCATGCATGAGAAAGCTGCTACATGCTATATCAAATTAGGAGACTACAAAAAAGCAG GTATGGTCTATATGCAAAAATGTGGTACTTCTAAACTTGAGGATGCTGGTGATTGTTTTGCTATGGCTGAATGCTGGTTGGAGGCAGCTGAAGTGTTCTTGAAAGCTAAATGTTACACAAAGTTTTTCTCCATGTGCTCGAAAGGGAAAAATTTATTCAATCTGGGCTTGCAGTTTCTGCAACAGTTAGAAGAGGAACATTCACTTGAGAATTCAAAATCCTTGGAGGTTTCTGCAATTAGAACAAAGTATCTGGATAATTGTGCTCAACATTATTTTGAGCGTGGTGACATAAAGCATATGATGCCTTTTGTTAAAGCTTTCAGCTCTATGGATGATGTACGTGCATTCCTAAATTCTAGGAATCTTGTTGATGAACTGTTGAGTTTGGAGATGGAAATGGGTAATTTCCTAGAAGCTGCAGGAATTGTAAAGCATAATGGAGATGTCTTACTGGAGGTAGACATGCTCGAGAAGGCAGGCTTGTTTGAGGATGCGACACGGCTTCTCCTACTCCATATCATTGTGGATTCCTTGTGGTCCTCAAATAGCAGAGGGTGGCCTCCCAAAAGATATGCAGAGAAGGAACAACTGCTTTCAAGAGCCAAAGAGATGGCGGAAAAGGTCTCTGAGTGCTTCTACCGCTTTGTTTGCGTGGAAGCTGATGCACTGTCAGATGTGAATAAGTCTCTTCCCAGTTTAAATTGCACTTTGCTTGAGGGCAGAAAATGTGCAAACTTGTTAGTTGAACTTGTTGCTTCCCGTTCGATTCTTGATGTTCATCTCCAGTCTCGAGCGTCTGGATACAATATAGAATTAGGGGCAGGACCTGAAGATGAAAATAGTTGTACTGATATGCTGGCCTCTAACCAGATGTCACCCCAAACTCTGTTTTATGTTTGGAATCACTGGAAGTCAATCATAATCAAAGTACTATCTCATCTCTGCCACACCGATGGTCCAGAATTAAATGATTATGCAATTATGTATGAAGATCTTTGTGCTAAGTACTTTGGATTGAGAAAGGATGGTGAAGTTGACAGATATGTGGTACTTAACGTGAATGCAAGTTGGCTTTCTACTACTGGCAGAAATTCTTTGCAGCAAGATGGCAACAGATGTTTCTTGGGTGCCCCTCAGTGTTATTCATGTGCTCAGTGTTTCTGGATGAATGAGCTGTCTTCTGTTGGTTTCAGTGTACTTAAGAAGTTGGAGTCCATTGTTCAAATTTCTCCAAATCCATCATCTTCTTATACACTGGTGAGAACTATCCTTATCATAAATGAGATAGCAAAGTTTTTGGAAGAACCACAGTTCAGTATGACAAAAAGTTCCATGAAGTTAAGAAGCTTTTTTGTTCTCTGCGAGCGTCGCTTCTTTGAGTTAGTTTTTCTTCTGTGGAGAGATGGGACAACAAGGAGCCTCTTGCGTATACTTGACTCACCAGCTGCATATGGATTGATTGCTGATTCTCTTGGTGCAAATCTTCGCCCGGAAAATAAAAAACTGACTCATGGGCATCTTGGGAGAACAACCATGCTCCTGCTTCATGCAGCACAATTGGACGAAGAGCTACTTTCAAGATTGCTGCAGTACCTGGACAATAATTCTGAGTGGGCAGAATTTTTTCAATATTTCAAGAGATTTCTTGACAGTGGTGGTGATAGATCCTCCTTGATCTTGAACTTTAAGCGTTCTCTTGATTTTACCTTCAATGTGAAGTGGAAGGATGAACTAGACTACATATCCCCAATATGCTATGTGGGTCTTATGGAGTGCCTTGGTTTTATGGCTTCATCATGCTTAATACAGAATGATTTTATATGCTGCACGAAATCTCTGTTGGTCAATATGTTGGAGTGCCGTACCAGCAAGGTTTACATTGACACCTGCCTGGTATCTAACTCGAGCCCAGATTCCGATCTTCATCGTTTGGCATGCTCATCAGGCCATTTCATGTATCATACAATTATGACTATCTTGACGACCAAACATATGCTCCAGGAATGGGTACATAAGACTTCAAGTCCTTCTAGTACTTCATACAAACAAGTCCTCCTTAGACTAGTTGTTACACTTTATCCACTGATCCTTACCCTTTCTCTGGGGGATTGCTATGAGGTCACAAGTAACCTCCTGAGGAATGAAGTGTTTAAGGATTTACCTTTGGAGTTCTCTCAGAAGATTGTACGTGCTTTGCAAATGAAGTCTCGCACACCGAACAACTTCACAAGTGAGCTTGCTGATGCACTCGCCGCAATCGGAGATAATATGGTAGTTATTGGTTCACCCAAGGGCCCAGTAGTCTGTCAAAACttaaatgcttatatgattagcaAAGAGGATTTGCATGATGTTTCAAAGATAATGGCTCTTCTGTGTCCTGAAGAACCAAGTTCTGTAAAGCAGGAAACTCCGTTGCCTGAAGAAACTGATGGTGATAAGTCTGGCAATGTTATTTCTGGAAACATTCCTAAGGCTGTACTAGATAATGAGATGGAGCGTAGGAGTGAGATAGATTCTATTGAGGTACTCTTTGAGAAGCTTGCGAGTCTTCGAGCCAACAGGGAAGGCCTG AGAGATCCACGGGCTGTTATTGAATTCCTTATAAGTGCCCTTCCATGGCTGGAAAGTGGTTTTATATCAGGGATTGATAAACGATTGCTGGAAGACATCAGGCGCATCTGCAGTGAGTTCGAAAATGGGTCTGACAG GGCGAAGAGAAACGCGTGTCTTGCTGTGGAGAAGCTGTTGCAAAGTGAGGACAAACTGCCGCTGATCTTCCGCTTGCTGACTGCTGCGAGGCTATGCATGTTTACAAATCAAATGAGAGAAAAAGCCATGAATGACAGGAGGAACAATGCTGCAGCGGACGCTGTCCTGCCTCACGCTGAAGCCGACGGATGGTCAGATGACGATGAGCCTGACACGGGAGAAGCCGCCTCAACTTCCAAAAAGGCGGTGCAGAAGCAGAAGGGCATGAAGAAATCCAAAAAGTCCAAGGGCCGCGGCAAGAAGTGA